The Lytechinus variegatus isolate NC3 chromosome 11, Lvar_3.0, whole genome shotgun sequence genome contains the following window.
TATGCTGTCTACGAAATACAACAATCTAAAACAGATGAAGTAAACATATCTAAGAACAACAATTTGCTTTTTTTGTGCAAATAATAAGTGGAGTAATACATTTTGGCAATTGATTGATATAAACATTATTTGCATGTCTATGAATATGTTTCATGCATCATGTGCATGAAGACCACTGTTTTACTTTTATAACACATTATCCGGCCACTTATGGTACGTTTATCGCTGTCAACGTTTgagattccccccccccccctcctcctccggGATAGTTAAGCTAAAGAGAGGATGGTGTGGGCGTCAAAGCTTCAAAGATCATGACTTTAATTTAACATATAGTAGATACccataataataaaagtttGACTAAGATAGCAATACGAACGAAAAACACTGACTGGCGCTTGATCGATCAAAATGCACCAATAATTAATGATCAGGATTGGCTGTATACCATTTAACGGATGATTATACAGACCTTAGTGTTGAATATCACagccctggggcccgtttcataaagactgttgtaactttgccacgATGGCAGCTACCATGGttaccttgattttgattggctgctgagccatgttaccatggtaactgccATGGCACAGTTACACTAGTTATTAATCTTTATAAAACGGGTCCCAGAACTAAACTTTAAGCGTGCAGTAAATGATTATGACGATAACGACCACGGCAAACATTCATTTATTCCTTTCTACCGTTTTAGGTTGGATCTAGGCGTTTTCAATTTCACGACGCACGACAGATTCGGGAACATAGAGAATGTATTGTCAAGTACCTCTCATGACAAAACAGTCTTTGTCGAGGGTTGGTGAATCTGAGCAGCAAGTTTCGTCCTAgaatctacactgtaaaaactgtggtgttaaaactgacactaattggtgttaatagagaaccacaccctgaggtgttaaaataacaccctagagattgaacataacaccaaagagtgtaaatgtaacaaccataggtgttgtaataacacatataggtgcaaaaataacttcaccaatttaacaccggtgtaaaataattggtgtggtcctctatgtacaccagttaacaccacgGTTTTTGATGTGTATAGTATCTGGACAAACGGTGTATTTGccatttttcgtcagctccgaaacttaggacgaaactgctgtcctggttcaccaattttcgacaaagacctctcagctgATTTGTGTCATTTGACAGGTTTTTCCAATGCATTTTTTGCGCTCTTGAGTCCATCCCGTTACAGTTGCGAAAACATTCTAGTGTCTAAGGATTTAAATCTTTTATGTCAAACATCTAGCCAGACTTGAAGAGAAGAATAGCCGTCTGTCCGATGTAGAAGTAGGTGAAATTCTCTTTCTCGTGAGTCACATAGCTGCCGAAGTTCCGCCCGACGACGCAATGCCATGTTGAGTCGTACTTGTTGTCGAACTCCTTCTTGATGTAAGCGGCGACGTCCTTTTCAACTGGTTTGTTCTGTTTGTCAAC
Protein-coding sequences here:
- the LOC121424005 gene encoding dynein light chain 1, cytoplasmic-like, producing MSNEKDKAVVKSADMGEEMQEEAIKLATDMLVDKQNKPVEKDVAAYIKKEFDNKYDSTWHCVVGRNFGSYVTHEKENFTYFYIGQTAILLFKSG